One segment of Octopus sinensis linkage group LG27, ASM634580v1, whole genome shotgun sequence DNA contains the following:
- the LOC115225299 gene encoding zinc finger protein 678-like, with protein MNNLTEPKTPDTREKPYHCDVCGKSFSQSGSLTCHKRIHTGENPYHCDICGKLFSGSGPLKSHKRVHTGEKPYHCDICGKSFSQRGHLTKHTYTHTVDKPFHCDICDKFFTTNSLLIRHKRIHTGEKPHHCDICGKSFSQNYALTIHKRIHTGEKPYHCDICGKSFSERGSLTRHERIHTGENPYHCDICGKLFSGSGPLKSHKRVHTGEKPYHCDICGKSFSQRGNLTYHKRIHTGEKPYQCDICGKLFSRFVPLKSHKRVHTGEEPYHCDICGKSISTKETLARHKRIHTGEKPYQCDICGKSFSQGGDVLKHKRTHTGEKPYHCNICGKSFSQNVGLSKHKCTHTGKKPHDCDIW; from the exons ATGAATAATTTGACTGAACCAAAAACCCCTGATacaagagagaagccatatcattgtgatgtctgtggtaagtcattctctcaaagtggttcTTTGActtgtcacaaacgtattcatactggggaaaatccatatcactgtgatatctgtggtaaattattttctgGGTCTGGTCCCTTGAAatcacacaaacgtgttcatacaggagagaagccatatcactgtgatatttgtggtaaatcattctctcaaaggggtcacttgactaaacacacatacacacatacagtagataagccatttcattgtgatatctgtgataaattttTCACTACCAATAGTCTCTTAATtcgtcacaaacgcattcatactggggaaaaaccacatcactgtgatatctgtggtaaatcattctctcaaaattatGCCTTAAcaatacacaaacgtattcatactggggaaaagccatatcactgtgatatctgtggtaaatcattctctgaaagggGTTCTTTGACTCGTCacgaacgtattcatactggggaaaatccatatcactgtgatatctgtggtaaattattttctgGGTCTGGTCCCTTGAAatcacacaaacgtgttcatacaggagagaagccatatcactgtgatatttgtggtaaatcattctctcaaaggggTAACTTGActtatcacaaacgtattcatactggggaaaaaccatatcagtgtgatatttgtggtaaattatTTTCTAGGTTTGTGCCCTTGAAatcacacaaacgtgttcatacaggagaggagccatatcactgtgatatttgtggtaaatcaatTTCCACAAAAGAAACTTTGGctcgtcacaaacgtattcatactggggagaagccatatcaatgtgatatctgtggtaaatcattctctcaaggtGGTGACGTgcttaaacacaaacgtactcatacaggtgagaagccatatcattgtaatatctgtg gtaaatcattctcccaaaaTGTGGGCTTGTCTAAACACAAATGTACCCATACGGGGAAGAAGCCACATGATTGTGATatctggtga